One Dethiosulfovibrio faecalis genomic window, TATCCCTGGGAAGGACGTTTATCTCTATATCGAGGACACGGTGTTCCAGAACACCTCCGGCTTTAACCCCGGCGCAGGCCTCTTTGCCTACGATCTCGATGGGAACCTTCACGGACACTTTGTGCCCTTTAACCAGCTGATAAAAATCGACGTGAAGCACATCGTCGCTGACGTAATTTCTACTCATGTCCCTTATGATACACATCTCCGAAGAACCGTCGGGCAGCACGGCGTCGAACTTGAGTGTGTTCCAATGGGTTCCTCTGATATTAGGCAGAAAATCCTCCGCCTTGACCTGTACCGACATGGCTTCCTTATAGTCGGGACCGTAAAAAACCGCGGGAATATATCCCGAACGGCGAAGACGACCGCAGACCTCTTTTCCTACGGCATCTCTCTTTTCGAGGTTAAGTCTAACAAGATCCATAAAAATCCTCCTCAGACGTTGCTTAAAGCAACAAATAGTAAAAACTCGATTATCAGTCGAAAAGACTGCTCACCGAGCTATCCACGTGAACCCTACGTATAGCTTCGGCGAACAAAGGCGCTATGGACAACTGAGTAATTTTATCCAGTTTTCTCTCATCCGGCAACTTGATACTGTCGGTCAAGATCACCCCATCCACCTCGTCCGAGGCCAAACGCTCCACAGCAGGACCGGAGAGAATTCCATGAGTGGCGCAACAGTACACCTTCGAAGCTCCTCGTTCCTTCAATGCTTTAGCGGCGTTGACGATGGTCCCCGCAGTATCGATTATATCATCTACCAAGATAGCGACCTTACCGGAGACGTCGCCTATGACGGCCATGACCTCGCAGTAGTTGGCCACCTCGTGGGAACGTCTTTTATCGACTATGGCCAGGTCGGAGTTCAACAGAACTGCGAATTTTCTGGCTCTGACGACTCCTCCGACATCGGGAGCGACGACCGTAACCTTTTTCTCCTCCAGATCTTCGGCAAGCTGTTTTTTAAAGAACGAGGCCAGGAGAGGTACCCCCATCAGATGGTCCACCGGAATATCGAAAAATCCCTGGATCTGACCGGCATGAAGGTCCGCCGAGATGACCCTGTGAGCACCGGCGGTCTCCAGGAGATTCGCAACGAGCTTCCCCGAGATGGGATCCCTAGCCTTGGTCTTTCTGTCCTGTCTGGCATATCCAAAATAGGGAATAACCAGGTTGATCCTGTAAGCAGAAGCCCTTTTCAAAGCGTCCACCATGATAAGAAGCTCCATAAGGTTTTCGTTGACAGGATAACACGTAGGCTGAACGACGAATACGTCGGCACCTCGAACGCTTTCCTCGATGGAAAGGCCTATCTCTCCGTCGGAAAACCTAAAATGACTGGCCCTGCACAGAGGGACGTCGAGCTCGGAGCATATCTTATCCGCAAAGGCTTTATGAGCCGTTCCGGAAAAGATCATGAGCTTTCGACTACTGTTCGACACGATCCCCACCCCCAGATTTTTTCTTCATTAAATTCCGTCTATCCTCGATGTTTCTCTGACGGGCTCTTCCTATAGCCAAAGCTCCGTCAGGCACGTCCTTCGTTATAACCGACCCGGCACCTGTCATGGCGTTATCCCCTATCTTTACGGGAGCCACTAACATGGTATCGCTTCCGACGAAAACATCATCTCCTATGGAGGTCTTATGTTTGTTTTTTCCGTCGTAATTGCAGGTAATCGTGCCAGCTCCTATATTAACCCTCTCTCCGAGGGTGGCATCTCCCATGTAGGATAGATGGGGGACCTTGCTGCCTTTGCCTATGAAGCTCTTTTTGACCTCCACGAACTTTCCCACGAAAGCCTCGTCGGAAACATCCGTTTCTTGCCGGATATAACAGAAAGGCCCCGCTTTAATCTCCCTGCCCAAGGAGGAATCCTCTATTCGACCGTAACCGTTGATCCTGGAGCCATCTCCCACTACGACGTCTCTCAAGACGGAGAAGCTTTCCACCGTTACGTTACGTCCTATCTCCGTTTTTCCCCACATTTGTACGTTCGGATAGATGGTAGCCTCACCCTTGAATACCACCTCAGGGCCTATCCATACAGAGGAAGGATCTATGCATTTCACGCCTTCCCTGATCATCCAACCGTTCAGATATCTGTCTCGAAGGATACGGCCGACCTCGGCCAACTCCAAGGGGTTATTGACCCCCATCACGTCGTCGCGGCTATCCACGTGTACCGCAGAGACAGGGAAGTCCATGCGATGAAAGGAGTCCAATATATCCACCAGGTAATACTCTCCTTGGGAATTGTCCCTGCCCAGTTCGTCCAATCCACTTAAAAGAGGGGGGACGTCCATCAGATAGACACCGGCATTGACCTCTGTTTCCGCTCTCTCTGCCTCGGAACAGTCCTTCTCCTCTACTATGTGTATTCTAGGCTCCTTTATTATCCTTCCGTACCCCGTGGGGTCTCCGGCGGAAAACGTGGCGAAGGAACATCCTCCTACGTGGGAGTCTGATATATATCTAACCGTATCGGTCTTCAAAAGCGGCATATCGCCGTTGACTATAAGGACCCTGTCGAAACCGGAAAGCCACTCCTTGGCCATCATTACAGCATGTCCGGTACCCAGTTGATCTCTCTGCCATAAAACGGTGGCAGCAGGCCAGTTCGAAGCCAGGTAAGACTCGACGACACCTCCACCATGACCGACTATAACGGCCACGGGTCCCAGAGGAGACACAGCCTTCATCACATGATACAGCATAGGCTCCTCGAGAACCGGCTGCATCACCTTGGGAAGGTCGCTTTTCATCCTCGTACCCTTACCAGCGGCGAGAACAACTATCGCCAAGGATCCCTCGTCTGCACTCATAAGTCATCATCACCTTCGAGAAGAGAAAAACACAAAAACAGGGGAACCTCAAGGCCCCCCTTCTGATATACTGACGAAAAGACGAACCTACCTATCGGTCCAAACTATACGACATCAGCGAACTCAACAAAAGAGCGGTACTATACTACCATGGCCTCTTTGGCTGTCAAGGTGAATAAAACTCTTCGAAAGAGATGGTTATATGATACGGCAATATTCCATAGTTTTCATGGTGGCGACGTTGGTAGCGAGCACTCTTTCCGGCATATGGGCAGCAAAGGGAGACACTTCCTGCGGCACGAGATTTTTCTGGGCATCCTCAATGTTATTCTTGTTGTCCGTCTCCATCGTCCTCTACTCCGTCGTCGCACCCTGGGCTGCTGCGATACCCGCAGTTCCATCGGCCCTATTCGCACTTATCTTTCTGCGAGTAAGGAGAGGTCGGTGATACCGTTCATTCTCGCCGGGATCATGCTTTACGGTCCCTACGCATGGTGTTTCATGCGAAAGGAACCGACGGAAGAATATGGCCTATCCTGGACTCTGGACATAAGGGGTCTGAAGGACTCCCTTCTTGCGATAGCCGTTACATTGACCCCGTTGACTCCCTTTGCGATGATGTGGCCAGACAACGACCTGCCCAGATCCCTTCCGTTGACCACCGTCCTAGTCCTCCTAACGGCTGGAGCCGTGGCCGCAGTGGTAGAGGAGGTCTTCTTCAGGGGCTGGATACAGACCCTGTTGTCTAAAAGAACTAACCGCAATATCTCGATAGTGGCGACGGCCCTTCTCTTCGCCCTAGCCCATCTGTTTCTCAAGCTTCATTGGCTGAGGTTTGCCACGTTTTTCCCCGGTTTGGTGATGGGGATCCTTCGAGAGAGACATCGATCCGTAGCGCCATCGGCTATATACCATTTCGCCGGAAATATATGGTCCATATGGTTTTTCCCAGACATACCGATTTAACCCATATCAGGAGGCGTTTGTCCATGTATAGATATCTTTTGTTTTTAACCCTGTTCTTCTCTGCCCTACAGGCGTCTGTCCCCAACGCTGAGGCGGACCTGAGGTGGGACGTGGAAATTCCGATGTCGGTGGGATCTCAGGCGTTCGTGGAGTTCCAGAACAGAAAAATACCTATAGGCAAGGTCATGAAGATCCCTAACTCCTCGAGATATCCGGCCTATACGGCCAGTGCCTGGGGAAAGCCGGGGAATGTGTGTGCGTCCGCGGTAAACGCGATACATATGCTTTTGTCCGTTGAAAAAGGAAAGGGCAGGACCATAAGCTTGATTCCCTCCGAGACAGTAGCCCCTGCGGCAACCCCCGGGACGGCCATAGTCCTGGAGGGTAAAGGGGGAACGGGGATCTTCGGAGCCTGGGCACCTCCTGTCGGTACTACCGTAACCATCAGAAGCCCTGAGGGAACGGAACGCCCTCTAACAGCCGACGACCTGCCCCGAGAGGGAGAAACTGTGAAATTGAGGGTGGAGACCTTTGCCCCTCCTCTTTTCGTGGAGATAGAAAACCACCCGGGAGGGAGGGTCTCGACCTTGTCGGAACGGGGCTATAGGACGATAGCGAAGGTCGTGAGACCTGTGGGAGGAACCGGCAGGTTCGGAGGAACCCTCTATCAATCGGTCAGTAGACTAAGGGCAAACCATACGGGAGTTATAGATATCTCGACATCTCCCTATGGAGAGATCGGAGGGTTTCAGATAGTGCCCTTAAAACACGGAGACTCTCCGGAGATGGCCTCTATGTGGCACATGACTCAATGGATGATACTGGCCCCTCTGGACGGGGTTCCTCTGGCCGGCAACCCTCCCCTGTTCGACGGATACCTGATACCGGGACCGATTCAAGTAGAGGACCAAGACAACGTAAAGTTCCTCTCTCTCTGGGCGAAATACGGGAGACGATCTCTGGCCCTCTGTCGCATCGACGGAGGACCGTGGCGCTTCCTGCCGGAGTCTATAGGACGGAACGACAACTCCCTCAAATCATTGACCCACCTAAGGATATATTTCCCTGACGACAGGGAACCGTTAAAGGACTGACACTAAGGCATCTCTTGAAATTCAATTCATCCGTGAGATGGTCCCAACGGAACCACCTCACGGATGACCTACGGCTTTAGACGAGAGGGAGAGGGATCGAGACGAATCTCGATCCCTCTCGTTTTTATTCGACCGTCACGCTTTTGGCGAGATTTCTAGGCTGGTCTATCTCCTTGCCTTTGGCCAGGGCCACATAGTAGGCGAACATCTGAAGAGGTATGACGGTCAAAAAAGGATTCAGCTCCGCCTCAGTTTTAGGAATCCACATGACGTCCTCGGCCTGTCCCGAGATGGACTTCCTTCCCTCGGTCGCAACCGCTATAACCGGAGAATTCCTGGCTTTTGTCTCCTGAACGTTGGAGACGGTCTTCTCGAAAAGGTTATCGTCGGGCATGACCACCACCACAGGAACGGCCCTGTCCAGAAGAGCTATAGGACCGTGTTTCATCTCTCCAGCCGCGTAGGCCTCGGCATGAATATAGGAAATCTCCTTTAACTTAAGGGCTCCCTCCATGGCTATCGGAAAAGAAAAGCCCCTCCCCAGAAACAAGAAGTCTCTGGCTTCACAATATTTTGACGCTGTAGCCTTTATCTCGTCGGCCCTGCCTATCAGGGATTCCGCCTTGTACGGAAGGACCTCCATCTCCCTCACAAGCCTCATCTCGTCACCGAGAGGAAGCTCTTTCCTGAGCTTCAGAAGATAGAGACCCATGAGATAGAGCACCGCCATCTGTCCCATGAAAGTCTTGGTCGCAGCGACTCCTATCTCGGGACCAGCCTTGAGCGATAATACGTCGTCAACCTCTCTGGCTACGGTAGAAAGCCCGTTATTGGTTATCGCCACGCATCGAGCGCCTTTTTCCTTGGCGAACCGCTCCGCCGCTAAGGTATCCAAGGTCTCTCCAGACTGGGTGACGAACACCGCCAGGGTATCCTCTCCTATAGGAATGTCTCTATAGCGATATTCCGACGCTATATCCACCCTTATATCCAGATCGGAAAACCTCTCTATAAGCCTCTCCGCCACCAACGCGGCGTAATATGAGGTTCCACAGGCGACCAGATGCAGCCTCTTTATCCTCTTTGCCGATTCGGAGGTCCAGGAAAGCTCTCTGGATAGATCGACCTCATCATGGAAAATTCTGTCCAACATGGACCGTCTCAGGACGGCTCCCTGCTCGTTTATCTCCTTGAGCATGAAATGGGGGTACCCCCCCTTGTCCACCATAGAGATATCCCAATCTATCTCCACAGCGTCCTTCTCTATGGATTTACCGTCGAAATCCCAAAAAGACACGTCGTCTCTGGAAAGACAGGCCATCTCGCCCTCGCCCAGGTATGCGATGTTTCTCGTATAGGGGAGAACCGCCGGTACATCGGAAGCACAGATGTTCTCTCCATCGCCGAAAGCGACTATAAGGGGAGATCCTTTTCTGACGCAGTAGAGATGCTCCATATCGTCGGCAAATATAACCGCCAGGGCAAAAGCTCCCTCTATACGTCGATACAGCTCGACCAGGGCTTTTTTGGGATCTCCGTCGTAGATCCTGGCCAAAAGCTGAGCTATGACCTCCGTATCCGTGTCGGAATAAAAAGAGACCCCCTCTTTCGCCAGTTCATCTCTTATCTCCAGGTAGTTCTCGGCTATACCGTTGTGGACCAATACCACCGATCCATCTTGATCTCTGTGGGGATGGGCGTTTTCCACCGAGACACCTCCATGAGTGGCCCACCTGGTGTGTCCCAGTCCGATGGTCCCCTCCAGAGGAGATTCTCCCATGTGTCTGGCAAGATCGGCAACCTTGCCGACCTCTCTGACTATCTGGACTCCCTTTTCTCCCACGACGGCCATGCCGGCAGAATCGTATCCCCTGTACTCGAGACGGGACAACCCGTCCAAGACAACCTGGGAGACATCCCGGTGACCTATATACCCTACTATTCCGCACATATAAAGAACACACGTCCTTCCACGATCGGGAAATACGGGAACTTTTGTCCCGCCGGTCGCCCAGCGGTTTTGTGTTCCCGATTCAGGGAGTTTTCCCGACTCCCCGGAGGCATCCGCCGATAGATCGATAACCTCCGTCCTCGTCAACTAGGTCTCCCTAGTTCAGGCGCTTTTATGGGGCGCAGTCGTGGTTTCAGATATCACCCCCTTTCCGTGCAGACGTCGTTCTATTTACCGGCTGAAGACATCGCCCTTTCGACCACTCCGGCTAGATCCTTTCGCCTACAGGCCATCCTGACAGTAGCATCCAGCCATCCCTCCAGGGTGCCACAGTCGTATCGTTCTCCCTTATACACCACGCCCCAGACCGGCTCCTCGCCTATCAAGGTTCTTATGCCATCGGTCAATTGATACTCTCCGCCAGCTCCCTTGGGCTGAGACTTAAGGAGATCGAAAATCCTTCTGGACAGAACGTATCTCCCCATCACCGCCAACCTGCTGGGGGCATCGGCAGGAGAGGGTTTTTCTATCATATCTATAATGCGGAATACTCCATCGGTCTCAGAGGGCTCGACGGCTACCATGCCATATCTGGACACGTCAGCATCCGACACCTCCTCCAAGGCCAGAACAGACCCTCCCAGAGCATCGTGGACGTCTATCAGCTGACGAAGCACAGGAGGTTCTCCCTCCATCACATCGTCTGGAAGTATCACGGAAAAAAATTCGCCGTTACACAGTGGCTCTCCGCAAAGCACGGCGTGGCCGAGCCCAAGCGGGGCGTTCTGTCTCACCGAGAGGATATCCCCCATGGAGGAGGTCTCCCTTACGGCATCCAGAAGGCGTTTTTTCCCCCTGGATTCAAGGATTCTCTCCAGCTCCCAGGAACGATCGAAATAGTCCTCCAGACAGCCCTTTGAGCGCCCGGTAACCATTATCATCTTAGGACACCCCGAATTACGGGCCTCGTCTACTCCATAATGGATGACGGGGCGGTCCAAAAGAGGGACCATTTCCTTGGGAATCTCCTTAGTGGCAGGCAGAAATCTCGTACCCAACCCCGCCACCGGGAAGATGCACTCCAAATGGGTCATCCTATCATCTCCAATATTCGTCTCTGCAGATCGGAGGAGACCTCCTCCATCAGATTTGGATCCTGACATTCAACTAGGAGCCTGACGAAAGGCTCCGTACCGGACGGCCTGAGGAAAACCCTGCCGATGTCACCTAGATCTCTCGACGCGGACTCCACCGCGGAGGCTATATCTCCGTCGTTCATAATGCGATTTTTATCCTTGACGGTGATGTTGGTAAGTTTCTGGGGAAATCGACCGAAGCGATCCACCAATGTATCGATATCCTCCTTTAGCTCGGTACATGCCCTCAGGAAGAGAAACCCCGTACATAATCCATCGCCCGTCTTGGTATAGGGGAATACTATTACGTGTCCCGATTGTTCTCCTCCGAGCCTGGCGTCCCTTTCCACCATGGTCTGAAAGACATAACGGTCTCCCACGGGACAACGATACACATCGATACCGTCGTCCTTTAGATGACGATCCAGGGCCATATTGCCCATGACTGTGGCCACCACCCCGGAGCCCAGCTCCTTCCTAGAGTGAAGCCATCTGCCTATGATCCAGAGCATGATATCCCCATCCAGGACTCGCCCCTTCCCGTCGGAAAGAAGGACCCTGTCTGCATCGCCGTCGTAGGCTATCCCCAGCGACATGCCTCTCCCTACGACTTCCCTGCATAGACCCTCTATCGCCATGACACCGCATTTTTCGTTAATGTTCAGCCCGTCCGGAAGATTGCCTATGGCGGAAGAGTTGACCATCCCCATCCTGCCGATCATGTCCGACACGATCGGGGAGAGAGCTCCGTTGGCACAATCGAAAAGAATCGAAGCCCTATCGAGACCGACGTGGCCGACCAGGTCTAGAACGTGATCCTCGTACTGTCTGTTGAAGTCGCACTCTCTACTTTCTATAGAGCCTACGGAAGCACCGGAGGGACGCCATTCATCTATCAGGTTGTCTCCGAGATAGTCCTCTATCGAAAGTTCGTCATCGTCGGACAGCTTACACCCCGCTCCATCCAGGAATTTTATGCCGTTATACTCCGCAGGGTTATGGGAAGCGCTTATCACGGCCCCTCCCTGGGCCGAAAAAAGCCTCACTCCAAAACCGACGGAAGGCGTAGGAGTGACTCCCACACATACGACATCCGCTCCGGCGGACGTCATACCGGCCGCCAAGGCGGCCTCCAACATCGGTCCGGAACGGCGAGTATCCCTCCCCACGACTATCCTGGGCCTGGGAAATCCCCTTTCGGTCAAGAAAAGAACGTACGCTCTGCCCAGGCGAAGAGCCATCTCAGGTGTCATGGACCCCCTGTTGGCCACATCTCTGACCCCATCGGTACCGAAGAAACATCGCCTCCTCTTAGTAGCCACGTCGCTCATAAGCGCTCCTCCCTCGTTTATCCTATATGACATCAATCTATTTTAGCCTTAACGGTCACTCTTTCAGGAGCCACCGATACGACCTTAAGTCCCTTTTCTCTCATCTCGATCGTTACGGGAACTCGAAGCTGTCTCGATACTATGTTGGTTACGTCCACATATACGAAAAAGGGGATTTTCGAATCCTCCAAGGATTTCATCACCTTGACAGAGCCATCCACCCTGACGTCTACGGTCTGAGGAAATACCTCCCACCCGGGATACACGCTTCTCCCTTTAGTAACTACGGGGACACCGGAGAACAATCTGCTTTCCGTTTTAGGCTTAAGCATTACCTTCACGGAAACCGAGGAATCACCCAGAAAGCTGACCTCTTCGTTCTCAACCGGCCTCAAGGGGACTATCATCGATCTGTCTTTATCGAATCCGGTAAGATCGATAGTCTCAGTCTCCACCTTGTCTATTACCTTAATAGCCTCTTTCGGTCCCTCTATCTCCATCATCGATGGAGTCACTACAAGGGTTTTTACCTCGAAGCCCTCCGCCGGGGAACCGCTCACGGAAACCTCTACCGGCAGGGCCTTTCTCGGAAGCCCCTTACGAAGTATCGCAGTCAGATCCGCCTCGGGCGGGTAAACCGTCAAGGAATCGCCGGCACCCTCCAATTGTATCAGCTTAATCGGCAAGGTCAGCTTTTCTCCTTTTTGAAGTTCATCTACGGTAGGCTGGACCTGGACCTCTTTAACCGATGCCAAATCCTCCTCCGGACCTCTGACGGTTACCTCCGTCGGGGATAGGTCCACTGCGTCCATCAAGAGCCCTACGGGAAGACCTCCCTCCACGGAAACGTGTATGGGCAGAACTTTTTCCGCATACCTGAGCAGAGACACCTCCATGTTAGGAGGTCGAACGAACCCCAGTTTCACCCCTGCTGGCAGTATCACCTTAACCGGCAGCCGGTACTTGCCCGGGGCAAGTCCCCTTACGTCTACCTCGCATAGTATGTCCATCGGGTTTAAATCGGCGACTACGTCTCTTTTCCCCTCCACACCTATATCCACTTTGCGGAGATCGGAGGTCAAGGTCAGCTCCGAGGAAAGGTTGAGAAACTGGACGTCACAGGACATCTCCTTCTCCATGTTGCCACCGATGTCTCCGTTTACGTAGAACCACAATACCAAGGCTATGAAGAGAGACACTATTCGGAGAAAAAATCTGGACCCGAAAAAGTCATCCACGTTCTTAAAAAAAGGCATCGCTCTACCCTCACGATCCTAGAGATTTTATCTCATCCCTGAGAGTATCGAGGAAGGATTGTTGTTCCGTATCCTCACCGGAAAAATAATGAACCAAAAGCTTATGCACTTGATCATCCTTTAGGTTTCTGGATAAATGCCCGTTAATGGCGAGAGAGACCTCTCCTCGCTCCTCAGAGACTATCAGAGAAATGGCATCCGAGACCTCGGTCACCCCGAGACCGGCCCGATGCCTCGTCCCTATCCACCTGGAGAGATCGCTATCCTCCGTCAAGGGCAGATAACAGCCAGCCGCTATTATCTTGGATTGATCCAGGATAACCGCACCGTCATGAAGAGGGTTATTGACCCAAAAGATGGATATCAAGAGCTCTTGGGTTATGTCCGCGTTCAACTCTACGGCGGTACGCCAAAAATCCTTCAACCCCGTTCCCCTCTGCAGTACCAGCAAAGCGCCTATCCTTTGACCTTTCATGTAAATTAGGGCTTTCGATATTTCCCCGGCGATCGTCTCCGCTCTTTTCTGCGCCTTATGTCTCTTCCATATGTTTCCCCTGCCAAGCTCCTCCAGGACTTTTCGAAGCTCGGGCTGAAAGACTATGGGAACGGCTATTACCGTTATGCTCAGGATCTGCCCCATAAACCACGAGATGGTCCCCAGGTTGAGGAGTCTGGAGGATGCCGCGAGCATACCGATAACCAGAAGTCCCTTGACCAGCTGCATCGCTCTCGTCCCGTAAAGCAGCGAAAGAAGGCGATAGACGACGTAATATATGACCAATATATCGACTACATCCTGCCATCTTATAAGCTTAAAGATTTCCGTCATGATGCATCCCCTTCTCGACCTGGCCGCTAGATTCAAGAGGCTTGGAAAAACGACCGTTCACAAGACCGAAAACGCCGAAAGAACCCCAGGCGATCCACATTCCGGAACATCCTGGCTGAAGCCCCCCAAAGGGACATTTTTTCGCAAAGAGGATATATGGGATAAGAGTATTCGACCCCCATATAAAGACCTCTCCTTATCTCCGGAGAACCGGAGATAGTATCGGGATCCAGGAGAATTACCCTCTCGACCTCGTCCTCGTTGAGGACGAAATCCGACTCCCTCACGGCTACATCGACCTCTACAACTATAGGTATGACCTTGAAACCGCTGACCAAGACGTCCTCTATCGGTGCGGCTCCGAGAAATTTAAGATATTTCCCGTCCAGGCCGATCTCCTCGCAGGTCTCTCTACAGGCCGTTTCCCATGGGGTGAGGTCCCCCTCCTCCCTGGCTCCTCCGGGAAAGGCTATCTGCCCTCCGTGATACCTCATCGAATCCGGTCTCAGTATGGAGATAACCCTTGGGCCCCTTTTCGTCTTTAATATGGGAACGGCGACAGCCCCCCATCGGACCGATTCGAAGCTATCGACGAAGGTCTCCCACGGAGAGAACGGGGAAAAACGCGACCTATGCCCCAACGTTTACCGTCCCCTCGTAGACCAGCCCCTTCCCGCTGTCTACCGTCACGATGTTTCCGGTCTTAAGGGAATCCATGCAACGGGATGCGTTGACTATACAGGGCAGTCCGAGTTCAAGGGCCATTATAGCCGAGGGAGACGTAAGCCCTCCCTCCTCCGTGATCAAAGCACCGGCTCGTTTTAAAGCAGACATATAGGAGCCATCGGTAAAGGAGGTCACCAATATATCCCCGTCCTGCATGGAACGAGCTTCCTCGGCGGAAGAAGCCCGAAACACCCGTCCGGCCAGGACCTTGGGAATCACAGGAAGGCCTCTGAGGACGATTCGCCCTATGGTATGAACCCTCACCATATTCGTAGTCCCCGGCACATCCAAGGGCATACCAGCTGTTATAACGACCATATCCCCTTCGGATAGAAACCCTCGCCCCATGGCGGCGGCTACGGCTCCCTCTATCGCCTCGTCCTCAGAACCGTCGGTGCTCTTGAAAAGGGGAACGACTCCCCAACTGAGCGAGAGCTCTTTTTGCGTTTTGACCGAGGGAGTGGTGGCAATAACAGGGCAACCCGGACGATATTTGCTGACCATCCTGGCTGTAACGCCGCTTCTGGTAAGGGAAAGCACGGCCTTGGCACCGGTCTTTTTAGCTATCTCCACCGCGGCCATACTGACCGCGTCCGGAACGCT contains:
- a CDS encoding YbbR-like domain-containing protein — its product is MPFFKNVDDFFGSRFFLRIVSLFIALVLWFYVNGDIGGNMEKEMSCDVQFLNLSSELTLTSDLRKVDIGVEGKRDVVADLNPMDILCEVDVRGLAPGKYRLPVKVILPAGVKLGFVRPPNMEVSLLRYAEKVLPIHVSVEGGLPVGLLMDAVDLSPTEVTVRGPEEDLASVKEVQVQPTVDELQKGEKLTLPIKLIQLEGAGDSLTVYPPEADLTAILRKGLPRKALPVEVSVSGSPAEGFEVKTLVVTPSMMEIEGPKEAIKVIDKVETETIDLTGFDKDRSMIVPLRPVENEEVSFLGDSSVSVKVMLKPKTESRLFSGVPVVTKGRSVYPGWEVFPQTVDVRVDGSVKVMKSLEDSKIPFFVYVDVTNIVSRQLRVPVTIEMREKGLKVVSVAPERVTVKAKID
- the cdaA gene encoding diadenylate cyclase CdaA, whose product is MTEIFKLIRWQDVVDILVIYYVVYRLLSLLYGTRAMQLVKGLLVIGMLAASSRLLNLGTISWFMGQILSITVIAVPIVFQPELRKVLEELGRGNIWKRHKAQKRAETIAGEISKALIYMKGQRIGALLVLQRGTGLKDFWRTAVELNADITQELLISIFWVNNPLHDGAVILDQSKIIAAGCYLPLTEDSDLSRWIGTRHRAGLGVTEVSDAISLIVSEERGEVSLAINGHLSRNLKDDQVHKLLVHYFSGEDTEQQSFLDTLRDEIKSLGS
- a CDS encoding NUDIX hydrolase, encoding MGHRSRFSPFSPWETFVDSFESVRWGAVAVPILKTKRGPRVISILRPDSMRYHGGQIAFPGGAREEGDLTPWETACRETCEEIGLDGKYLKFLGAAPIEDVLVSGFKVIPIVVEVDVAVRESDFVLNEDEVERVILLDPDTISGSPEIRRGLYMGVEYSYPIYPLCEKMSLWGASARMFRNVDRLGFFRRFRSCERSFFQAS